The genomic stretch AGATCAGAAACAGGCTCTATATCCTGAACTTGCTCCTTGTGGACCGAGGTGCCCCGGCTCGAGTACTCACCAGTACTGATCTGAATGATCTTGCCATCGTTCGGCATGGGGAGCAGTGCATAGCCGTCCAGAGTTGGTACGGCACTTGTGGTCAGCGGGTGCGTGGCAGCGGGGACATGAGCAGTCTGACCATGTCCAGATCAGGAGTGCCGTGGTGGAGTCGGCCTGCTTGCTGTGATGGGTGAGGTGACGGGTCAGGGCGGCGCGCTGCTCATCGAGGTCGTAGGACGATTCGCTGTACTCGAGCCAGGTCGAGGGTTCGCGAGGATCGGCGGTCTGGCCAGGATGGTTTGGGCAGTATGTGCACACGGCGTAGTAGAGGCGGCCGGCCGAGCGCTGGATGTGTGGCTCGGCTACGCCCGTCTCCGGATTGGGGCCGTCGCAGTCGACGATGGGGTAGGTGGGTAGGGCTTCCGGCACTTGCCGGGTAGCCGGACCGGCGACCGCGTCAGCGATGCGCTCCACTGCCTCCGCGATACGTCGAAGGTTGTCGTCCCCACGGCCGGGATCGTCGCACCTAGGAAAGGCCGAGTAGGGATGCGCCTGCCGGGGGTAGCTCACCGGATTCAGCGTAGCCAAAGGGGCTGCGAGTCCGCGCCAACGGCGCGACAGCAGGGCGCCCGCAATTGTTGCCACCGGACGCGGTCTGCGGCGAGGTCTGGCAGCTACTTTGGTGTCTGTTAGCGCTCCGTTGATGTGTCGGGGGTCGGAGATCCGTGGGTGCTCGGACGTCGGGGAACTGACACGAACTCCTTGGACTGGAAGCCTGTCGAAGCCGTTTGGCGGTGTTAGGCGAGCACCGGTTCCGCCCGTTGTGCGAAAACTCCCGGCGATGGTGGTGGCGCTGAGCGCCGAGAGCGCACGATCGGACGACTTGGTCAGATGCCGGCGCAGACGGCAGCCAGCCTGCGTGATCAGTGCGACGCCCGAACCGGATCGCCGTGGTCGATGCACCGGAGATCCGGTATGGCGCTGCCGCATTCGGCAGGTCGTGTCGGTCCCATGTGGTTGTCTGTCGAGCTATGGCCACCGTCAACTGGGAACGTGAGCCCGGAGAGAAGATCGAAGAGTTTGTGGCAGCACTACTGCTACTTCGACACGAGCATGCCAATCACATAACTCCGGCCCGAGGCGACCGCGGGGTGGACATCCAGGTCTGGAACCCGGACGGGTACGACTTCTACCAGGTCAAGCGCTACCCGCGGCCGCTGACTGCCCGACAGGCAACCAAGATCCAGGAGTCGTGGGAAACATTCGTTCGGGAGACCGTGCCGTTGCTTCCAGTGAGGTCGTGGACGCTGGTGACGCCTTGGAACCCGAGCAACCCACGGCTCGACTGGCTCCGGGAGTTGACGGCCGGCCAGGGATTCCCGACCCATTGGATGGGCGGCCGGACGCTCGACGCCATGGCCGCCGACAGGCCCTCCCTGGTCGACTACTTCTTTGGCGACGGTGGCGAGCGTCTACAGCGCCTCATGGCCAGTGCTCTGCAGGGTGGCCGAGACATCGCCCCGGGCGTCGTCGGCGAGGATCTCCTCGACGCGATACTCGCCCGGCACCGTGGCCTCGCCGACGCCCTCAACGACGTTGACCCGTTCTACCGATATGAACTGGACATCCGGACGGGCGGGCTGGGTGACCTGCCCTGGGACATCGACATACGGCCGGGATCGCCGGTGGCAATGGTCCAGTACCGACAACTGGACGCTGAGCGCTACCAGGTGATGCGCATCCTGCCGCGACACCCTGGCGTGATGCACCTGCGGCCCATCACCGGGACATTACGGTTGGAGGTCAACACCGGCTCACCAGAGCACCTGGCACTGGAGGAGTTCAGCCGCTTCGGTGCGCCATTTCAGGATATTCCGGGGACCGTCATCGAAATGTCAGGTCCTTCCGGCCTCGCACGACGGACAGGTGCCGGACTGTTCACATTCCTGGCAGCACCGAACTCCGGAAATGGTATTCCCGACCTCGACGTCCGTCTCGTCAGCACTGACGGACGAGTTCTACACACGCTCGAACTCGTCGAGGTGGAAGCGGCCAGGGGTGCCGACGGTGGGCCGGGAACGTGGATCTGCGGCCGGGACCGCAGCGGCGCCCTCCAGTTCCGCTTCTTCTTACACGGACCCGACGGGCATGAGATTCGCATCCTGACTGGGCCGTTAACAGGCAAAACTCCGGCCGAAGCGCTACCGGCGGTGCGGATGGCAGCGGAACTCGTCGACGGAAACGAACTCCTCCTCGCGGTCCGAGGAGGCAGGCCGATCACATGTGGCTGGGCAGTTTCGGACTCCGCCGTCCGGGCCAACGCTCGATGGCACGTGAGCCTTCTCGAAGCGCTGGCGGCCATTCAACGCTTCACCTGGGAGCGGGTGACGATCCCCGATGTGGACGCGCTGTCCGATGGGCACATCGAGGAAATCCTGCGCACGGGCAGACTCCTGCAAGGCGAGCGGATCGAGACCACCTGGACCCAGGTGACGTTGACCGTGGCCAGCCGCGAACGCCTTCCCACACCTGGCGTCGAGGCCGCCCTCATCGCCGAGACGCCCATCATCGCCCGCGTCGGCGACCGTGAGATCCCACTCGACGCCAAACGCCGTGTCATCTATCGCACCGCACGGATAGCTGACCCGGCGGAGGTCACTTCAGCTCAAGCCGGGGACACCATCAGGCTACTGCCAGGCTCCACCGACCACGCGCTGATACTCGCCATACCGACCGAGCACGAGCAATAGAGCGGGACCCGGAATCCCGATGTCTAGTAGCGGCACGTGCCGACGGTCCGAGCGGGGCGGTATCCCACAGATCGGTAGAAGCGACAAAAGGTTGAGTCGGAGAAAAACGTGAGAGCCATGCCGCCATGTGCCTGTGTCGTACCGCATCCGAACGCCGCTCCTATGGCGGATCGACACTGGATGTCGAGGTAGGGCATGACTTACGTGCTTGCCGTCGCGCTACTCCTCGGCATCATCGTCATAGCGGTCGGCTGGATGGTTGCCGCCTCTGCATTCGCTGGAAGCCTCCTGTGGATCGCACAGCGGGACGTGGCATCGTCCCACTCGTTCGCCTGGGTTCGCCGCTACGGACTGCTCAAAGGAGCATGGATACTGATACGCGTGATGCGCCGACGGCGAACCATCGCCCGTCGCCTGCTCACGCCCAGTGCGCGCCGCCGACTAATCACGGTCCTGGCGCTACCCAGCGCGGGGTTCATCGCCCCCACAGGCCTCCTCTACATCGTCAGCCTTCTCCTGCACAAACCGGCAATGGAGGGCGAATTCGCCGACGAACTGAACAAGGTTATTCTGCTCACCGGATCTCCCGCCTCCGCAATAGCTGTCGTCCTCTTTGTCCGAGGACTATGCTTCATTGCTGAACCCGACAAGCAGCGTCGCGGGCTGCCGCAGCTCCATATTCCCCAAGGGCTCAGTCGTCAGGGGCGTGATCGCCTCGCTCTCAACGTGTTCTGGTACGAAACGTCGCCCATCGTCGGCGCAGTTGCCGCCGTATACTCGGTCACCCTCCTGGTTTCATTTGTGTCGACACTGGAGCCGGCCTCCACTGACTCGACCTACTTCAGTGAGTCAGCACCGCCACTGGTCGTCATACTCTTCCTCGCCCTGACACTTGTTCCCGTCATAGCCCCAGCACAGTTCGCCGCTGCCGTTCTGCGGCGTCGCCTCGCCGCATGGCGCCTGCCTGTCGAGATTTGCGAACTACTTACTCCCGCCCAAGTCGACGAG from Micromonospora craniellae encodes the following:
- a CDS encoding zinc finger domain-containing protein, with the translated sequence MRQRHTGSPVHRPRRSGSGVALITQAGCRLRRHLTKSSDRALSALSATTIAGSFRTTGGTGARLTPPNGFDRLPVQGVRVSSPTSEHPRISDPRHINGALTDTKVAARPRRRPRPVATIAGALLSRRWRGLAAPLATLNPVSYPRQAHPYSAFPRCDDPGRGDDNLRRIAEAVERIADAVAGPATRQVPEALPTYPIVDCDGPNPETGVAEPHIQRSAGRLYYAVCTYCPNHPGQTADPREPSTWLEYSESSYDLDEQRAALTRHLTHHSKQADSTTALLIWTWSDCSCPRCHAPADHKCRTNSGRLCTAPHAERWQDHSDQYW